The following are encoded in a window of Ferribacterium limneticum genomic DNA:
- a CDS encoding Hpt domain-containing protein, with amino-acid sequence MGPLTWVKGEIDLALQRAEQALDEYVASADRTQLKFCRTHVHQVHGALAMVGLEGVTLLTEATEALLAGMEDDRLPSGDAAVTVLRQTLSALRQYLDDLMAGEPNHPLVLLPVYQELEAARGLPGAHPCDLFYPDLSRRPPKREGDVPILDSDELLRTLKVKRMQFQKGLLRWLRDPADAETGRRMMREAIAEIEAVQPTPAARSFWWISLGVLEALADPVLGADPSSRQLCSRIDAQIRRLVGGSNNVAERVLRESLYYIAQAPADLSPEIAEVQSVFALADLLPSAASQVAQLPHHGELRKLRETLTAAEELWNRFCTGNTGSLAGFADNARNCALLTEEIGQTDLKRLGQGLGAVANWLSEDTSRFNDAVAMEVATTILLLQNAQENFRRLGTDFAQQVDLMVARLYACIAGRPAADEGIPLLDEMTRRAQEKLLIGQVGREIQNNLAQIEQALDGFFRDPAKAHDLLQLDNPIKQISGALAMLGHFGAVNSLKECAASIHRFAQPDYLPASEDFEAVADQLSLLGFFVDSLQNGETDFDAFVRRMSGDVSDEPVPEAEAAAAPTVEALLVQQARDMQVLADALKEAPEDARLHDELKQNLQDIQKDADLVANRELGESAKAALAALQSGVELDAALSGLMPLAPDAPAPSAATLQLAESTHEEIDAELLAIFLEEANEVLATIAEQKALLAATPDNVEALTTVRRSMHTLKGSGRMVGLKDLGEAAWELEQTLNLWLRQDTAVTPDLQRMIEEAHALFAEWVVHLESGQGRAPDPTALVALAARLRGVDVPVAVTLEETPATIVEAAPPVGELVEVPVPELPEETPALLEEQLESPEEPAALLEEAPLVAEEAPDFAIELPELESTLEDVDQPVSESEEIEILALPEEPEILAEPEDAVLRSTPENEQISNVSVPPASESPTLYDIFREEARGHLQTLVESYAVIDANPSAPTTFEMTRAAHTLGGIAATVGLMPLNRLAIALEHALLRRDGSGQAESIEGIETVRQAIITLEEMFAGLALQRSPDEQVQLIAALEDVFLHATQPAEEALPAGAEIIELPGKAAEVAETVTESVQVMPAPVLPQLNDELDEQLLPIFLEEAVDLTRDLTTQVRAWRSDLAGDAAPHAIARLLHTFKGSARMAGAMNLGEATHQLEARLEEMLRAGHVTPAFIDEIESGCDVLDQAVERLRAGPQEQVVAEAPEVAAETLSAEGQSPAAETEADAEAGGQRATLRVRADLIDRLVSEAGELSIARTRIEGEMRSLKGSLLELTENVIRLRRQLREIEIQAESQIQARVAQTPDSEVDFDPLELDRFTRFQELTRFMAESVNDVATVQQSLLKNLDDANAAILAQSRLNRSLQQELMGVRMVPFASQTERLYRIVRQTAKEVGKRANLDIVGGQVDIDRSVLDKMLAPIEHMLRNAVTHGVESRDERLAAGKAEAGEIIIKLSQEGNEIVLAMSDDGKGLDLARIRARAEAMGLLPPGQAADEKTLFDFIFQPGFSTASEVTQLSGRGVGMDVVKTEVGEIGGRIEIQSQPGQGTTFLLYLPLTLAVTQTLLVRVGSHLYAVPSTMIEQVKEMKEKALAAIREKSEIEWQGNRYPFHFLPHLLGDTEAVPEAHRQYWVLLLRSGSQRVGILVDELKGNQEVVVKNIGAQLARVVGISGATVLGDGKVVLILNPVALASRTTVSSVHTAVPTMLPPVMTEVAHLPTVMVVDDSLTVRKITSRLLMREGYQVILAKDGVDALEQLVEVTPDVILSDIEMPRMDGFDLVRNLRADARLRSLPVVMITSRTADKHRNYALEIGANHYLGKPYDEAELLGIVAGYCKK; translated from the coding sequence TTGGGCCCGCTGACGTGGGTCAAGGGCGAAATTGATCTGGCCTTGCAGCGCGCCGAGCAGGCGCTCGACGAGTATGTCGCGAGCGCCGACCGGACGCAGCTCAAGTTCTGTCGGACCCATGTTCACCAGGTGCATGGCGCGCTGGCCATGGTGGGCCTGGAAGGCGTCACGCTGCTGACCGAAGCCACCGAGGCCTTGCTCGCCGGCATGGAGGATGATCGACTGCCGTCCGGGGACGCAGCGGTCACTGTTCTGCGTCAGACCCTGAGTGCCCTGCGCCAGTATCTCGATGACCTGATGGCTGGAGAGCCCAACCATCCGCTCGTACTGCTGCCGGTCTACCAAGAGTTGGAGGCAGCTCGCGGCCTGCCCGGCGCCCATCCCTGCGATCTGTTTTATCCCGATCTCTCGCGTCGTCCGCCAAAACGCGAGGGCGACGTTCCCATCCTTGATTCCGACGAGCTGCTGCGCACGCTCAAGGTCAAGCGGATGCAATTCCAGAAAGGTCTGCTGCGCTGGTTGCGCGACCCGGCCGATGCTGAAACCGGTCGCCGCATGATGCGCGAGGCGATCGCCGAGATCGAGGCCGTCCAGCCGACACCGGCCGCGCGTTCCTTCTGGTGGATTTCCCTCGGTGTCCTTGAAGCGCTGGCTGATCCCGTGCTTGGTGCTGATCCATCGTCGCGCCAGCTTTGTTCCCGCATAGACGCTCAGATCCGGCGTCTGGTTGGCGGCTCGAACAATGTGGCCGAGCGAGTTCTGCGCGAATCCCTTTATTACATCGCCCAGGCCCCGGCTGATCTGAGCCCGGAAATCGCCGAGGTGCAGTCGGTTTTTGCCCTGGCCGATCTGCTGCCGAGCGCGGCTTCCCAGGTCGCACAGTTGCCGCATCACGGTGAATTACGCAAGTTGCGTGAGACGCTGACGGCAGCCGAAGAGTTATGGAACCGGTTTTGTACTGGCAATACGGGCAGCCTGGCCGGCTTTGCCGACAACGCGCGCAACTGCGCCTTGTTGACCGAGGAAATTGGCCAGACCGATCTCAAGCGCCTTGGTCAGGGGCTCGGTGCAGTCGCCAACTGGCTGTCCGAAGACACTTCTCGCTTCAACGATGCGGTGGCCATGGAAGTGGCCACCACTATCCTGCTGCTGCAGAATGCGCAGGAAAATTTCCGGCGTCTGGGCACCGATTTTGCCCAGCAAGTCGACCTCATGGTTGCCCGTCTCTACGCTTGCATTGCCGGCCGGCCGGCGGCCGACGAGGGTATCCCGCTGCTCGACGAGATGACCCGGCGAGCTCAGGAAAAACTGCTGATCGGTCAGGTTGGCCGGGAAATCCAGAATAATCTGGCCCAGATCGAACAGGCGCTCGACGGATTCTTCCGCGATCCGGCCAAGGCACACGACCTCCTCCAGCTTGACAATCCGATCAAGCAAATCAGCGGGGCGCTGGCCATGCTTGGCCATTTTGGCGCGGTCAACAGCCTCAAGGAATGCGCGGCGAGCATCCATCGATTCGCCCAGCCAGACTATCTGCCGGCCAGCGAGGACTTCGAAGCAGTTGCCGACCAGTTGTCTCTGCTCGGCTTCTTTGTGGATTCCCTGCAAAACGGCGAAACCGATTTCGATGCTTTTGTGCGTCGCATGAGTGGCGACGTTTCCGACGAGCCGGTGCCGGAAGCGGAAGCTGCTGCGGCGCCGACGGTCGAGGCGCTCCTGGTCCAGCAGGCGCGCGACATGCAGGTTCTTGCCGATGCGCTCAAGGAAGCACCGGAAGATGCCCGGCTGCACGATGAACTCAAGCAAAATCTGCAGGACATCCAGAAGGATGCCGACCTTGTCGCCAACCGTGAACTTGGCGAGTCAGCCAAGGCGGCGCTGGCTGCCTTGCAGTCCGGTGTCGAGCTCGATGCCGCTTTGTCCGGGCTCATGCCCCTGGCGCCCGATGCGCCGGCGCCTTCCGCTGCCACCCTGCAACTGGCCGAATCGACCCACGAAGAGATCGACGCCGAACTGCTGGCTATCTTCCTCGAAGAAGCCAACGAAGTGCTGGCCACCATCGCTGAGCAGAAAGCCTTGCTGGCTGCCACCCCGGATAACGTCGAGGCGCTGACCACTGTTCGCCGGTCCATGCATACCCTGAAGGGTAGCGGCCGGATGGTCGGCCTCAAGGATCTCGGCGAAGCGGCGTGGGAGCTGGAGCAGACACTGAACCTCTGGCTGCGCCAGGATACGGCGGTAACGCCTGATCTCCAGCGCATGATCGAGGAAGCTCATGCCTTGTTTGCCGAGTGGGTCGTTCATCTCGAGTCGGGTCAGGGCCGGGCTCCCGACCCGACGGCTTTGGTCGCTCTGGCGGCACGCCTGCGTGGCGTCGATGTCCCGGTGGCAGTAACGCTTGAAGAAACACCGGCAACGATAGTTGAGGCAGCACCGCCGGTTGGTGAGCTCGTCGAAGTGCCGGTGCCCGAACTGCCGGAAGAAACCCCGGCATTGCTCGAAGAACAGCTCGAATCACCTGAAGAGCCTGCCGCCTTGCTTGAAGAGGCCCCTCTGGTAGCTGAAGAAGCGCCCGACTTCGCCATCGAACTGCCAGAACTCGAAAGCACCCTGGAGGATGTCGATCAGCCGGTCTCGGAGTCTGAAGAGATCGAAATTCTGGCCTTGCCCGAGGAGCCAGAGATTCTGGCCGAGCCGGAAGACGCTGTGCTACGGTCAACGCCGGAAAACGAGCAAATTTCGAATGTGTCCGTGCCGCCGGCCAGCGAGTCGCCGACGCTTTACGACATATTCCGCGAAGAAGCCCGCGGCCATCTGCAGACGCTGGTTGAGAGTTACGCAGTTATCGATGCCAATCCATCGGCGCCGACCACCTTCGAAATGACCCGTGCCGCCCATACCCTGGGTGGCATTGCGGCAACGGTAGGCCTGATGCCGCTCAATCGGCTGGCCATAGCCCTTGAACACGCCTTGTTGCGGCGTGATGGTTCGGGGCAGGCGGAAAGTATCGAAGGCATTGAAACCGTTCGTCAGGCCATCATCACGCTCGAAGAAATGTTTGCCGGGCTGGCCTTGCAGCGCTCGCCGGACGAGCAGGTGCAGTTGATCGCGGCGCTGGAAGATGTCTTCCTCCATGCCACCCAGCCTGCTGAGGAGGCGCTACCGGCCGGTGCCGAGATCATCGAACTTCCGGGCAAAGCGGCCGAAGTTGCCGAGACAGTGACCGAGTCGGTCCAGGTCATGCCGGCACCCGTGTTGCCGCAACTGAACGACGAACTCGACGAACAACTGCTGCCGATCTTCCTTGAGGAAGCCGTCGATCTGACGCGCGACCTGACCACTCAGGTCCGTGCCTGGCGCAGCGATCTGGCCGGTGATGCGGCGCCGCATGCGATTGCCCGACTGTTGCACACCTTCAAGGGTAGTGCGCGCATGGCCGGGGCAATGAATCTCGGCGAAGCGACCCACCAGCTCGAAGCCCGGCTTGAAGAAATGCTGCGCGCCGGCCACGTGACGCCAGCCTTCATCGACGAAATCGAAAGTGGCTGCGATGTGCTCGACCAGGCCGTCGAGCGTCTGCGCGCCGGTCCTCAGGAGCAGGTTGTTGCAGAGGCGCCAGAAGTGGCCGCCGAGACGCTTTCGGCCGAAGGCCAATCGCCAGCTGCTGAAACCGAGGCGGATGCCGAGGCTGGCGGTCAGCGAGCAACGTTGCGCGTCCGCGCCGATCTTATCGATCGTCTGGTCAGCGAGGCGGGCGAACTGTCGATTGCCCGTACCCGGATCGAAGGCGAAATGCGCAGCCTGAAGGGCTCATTGCTCGAACTGACAGAAAACGTCATTCGTCTGCGCCGCCAGTTGCGCGAAATCGAAATTCAGGCTGAATCGCAGATTCAGGCCCGCGTCGCCCAGACGCCGGACAGCGAGGTTGATTTCGACCCGCTCGAACTTGACCGCTTCACGCGCTTCCAGGAGCTGACCCGCTTCATGGCCGAGTCGGTGAACGACGTGGCAACCGTTCAGCAAAGCTTGCTCAAGAATCTGGACGATGCCAACGCGGCGATTCTCGCCCAGTCGCGCCTCAACCGCAGCCTGCAGCAGGAGCTCATGGGCGTCCGCATGGTGCCGTTCGCCAGCCAGACCGAACGTCTCTACCGCATCGTCCGGCAGACCGCCAAGGAAGTCGGCAAGCGGGCCAATCTCGATATCGTCGGCGGACAGGTCGATATCGACCGTTCGGTGCTCGACAAGATGCTGGCGCCGATCGAACACATGCTGCGCAATGCCGTGACGCACGGTGTCGAGAGCCGTGACGAGCGCCTGGCCGCCGGCAAGGCCGAGGCTGGTGAAATCATCATCAAGCTGTCGCAGGAAGGTAACGAAATCGTTCTGGCCATGAGCGACGACGGCAAGGGGCTCGATCTTGCCCGCATCCGCGCGCGCGCCGAAGCCATGGGCCTGCTCCCGCCGGGGCAGGCGGCCGATGAAAAGACGCTGTTTGATTTCATCTTCCAGCCGGGATTCTCGACGGCCTCCGAAGTGACCCAGTTGTCCGGCCGCGGCGTCGGCATGGACGTCGTGAAAACCGAGGTCGGCGAAATTGGCGGCCGCATCGAAATTCAGTCGCAGCCCGGTCAGGGCACCACCTTCCTGCTTTACCTGCCGCTCACGCTGGCGGTAACGCAGACTTTGCTCGTTCGTGTCGGCAGCCATCTTTATGCAGTGCCGTCGACGATGATCGAACAGGTCAAGGAAATGAAGGAAAAGGCGCTCGCCGCCATTCGCGAAAAAAGCGAGATCGAGTGGCAGGGCAATCGCTACCCCTTCCATTTCCTGCCGCACCTGCTCGGCGACACGGAGGCTGTGCCGGAAGCGCATCGCCAGTACTGGGTGCTGCTCTTGCGCTCGGGTTCGCAACGGGTTGGTATCCTGGTCGATGAACTCAAGGGCAATCAGGAAGTCGTCGTCAAGAATATCGGCGCCCAGCTCGCCCGCGTCGTCGGTATTTCAGGTGCCACAGTGCTCGGCGACGGCAAGGTTGTGCTGATCCTCAACCCGGTCGCGCTGGCCAGCCGGACGACCGTTTCCAGCGTGCATACTGCCGTGCCCACCATGCTGCCGCCGGTGATGACGGAAGTGGCCCACTTGCCGACCGTGATGGTGGTCGACGATTCGCTGACCGTGCGCAAGATCACCAGCCGCCTGCTCATGCGTGAGGGCTATCAGGTCATACTGGCCAAGGATGGCGTCGATGCGCTGGAGCAACTGGTCGAGGTGACGCCGGATGTCATCCTGTCCGACATCGAAATGCCGCGCATGGATGGCTTCGATCTGGTTCGCAACTTGCGCGCCGATGCTCGCCTGCGGTCGTTGCCGGTGGTCATGATCACCTCGCGGACGGCTGACAAGCACCGCAATTACGCGCTGGAAATCGGTGCCAATCACTACCTCGGCAAGCCGTATGACGAAGCCGAGTTGCTCGGCATCGTGGCCGGTTATTGCAAAAAATAG
- a CDS encoding chemotaxis protein CheW, with translation MARKTSLRDFQEYLATRLSNAAKGKGSSSWLGVEAGGESWLVDLSDGGEIVQASLLAPVPMTRPWFAGIANIRGNLHAVSDFSLFRGGPPIVQNANARLLLIGARHGVNAALLVSRMLGLKNPDDFTVEPADASMPAWGRQRFADTQGKVWHKLSVRELLADQDFMNIGV, from the coding sequence ATGGCCCGGAAAACCAGTCTTCGTGATTTTCAGGAATATCTGGCGACGCGTCTGAGCAATGCGGCCAAGGGTAAGGGGTCGTCGTCCTGGCTGGGTGTCGAGGCCGGTGGCGAATCCTGGCTGGTTGATCTGTCAGACGGTGGAGAGATCGTTCAGGCCTCTCTGCTGGCGCCGGTCCCCATGACCCGCCCGTGGTTTGCCGGGATCGCCAATATTCGCGGCAACCTGCATGCGGTCAGCGACTTTTCGCTTTTTCGCGGTGGCCCGCCCATCGTCCAGAATGCCAACGCCCGCTTGCTGCTGATCGGTGCCCGCCACGGCGTCAATGCAGCGCTTCTCGTTTCGCGCATGCTTGGCCTGAAAAACCCCGATGATTTCACTGTCGAACCGGCCGATGCTTCGATGCCGGCCTGGGGCAGGCAGCGTTTTGCCGATACGCAGGGAAAAGTCTGGCACAAGCTTTCGGTGCGCGAACTGCTCGCCGATCAGGATTTCATGAATATCGGGGTTTAA
- a CDS encoding response regulator transcription factor, which produces MPVKNILVVDDSPTERFFTVDMLTKAGYQVTTAENGEEGIAKAKASKPDLILMDVVMPGLNGYQATRTLTRDEETKNIPIIVCTTKGQETDKIWGLRQGAVDYLVKPLNPEQLLQRIAALP; this is translated from the coding sequence ATGCCCGTAAAGAATATCCTCGTTGTCGACGATTCGCCCACTGAGCGATTTTTTACCGTCGATATGCTTACCAAGGCCGGCTATCAGGTGACCACTGCAGAAAATGGCGAGGAGGGGATCGCCAAGGCCAAGGCCAGCAAGCCCGATCTGATTCTGATGGACGTCGTGATGCCAGGGCTGAACGGCTATCAGGCAACGCGCACCCTGACCCGCGATGAAGAAACCAAAAATATCCCGATCATTGTCTGTACCACCAAGGGGCAGGAAACCGACAAGATCTGGGGCTTGCGCCAGGGTGCAGTCGACTACCTGGTCAAGCCGTTAAATCCGGAGCAATTGCTGCAACGAATCGCCGCGCTGCCGTAA
- a CDS encoding methyl-accepting chemotaxis protein → MAFSFKLPKIAGVGGASSQMTVSADMLPGKMPLPAFLAGQPVVQQMKILGGIFIALLLLIAGLVFHDNRESTHNTAYIAASGEMRMLSQRLAKASSLALQGNAVAFTQLKESRETFGKLFDQLSNGGEIGNVSVPPSPDSVRPQLEALGERWATTDKDAETVIAQEANLVALGKNVATIDNKNSAMLELTEQLATLKLQGGASSRDIASSNQLVMLTQRIAKNASALLVGDEINPEVAFLLGKDTNAFRDILGALSKGGNDADSRSKLDNLEVAFKEYQGAIASILGNMQPLVLSKQAGSRIFRESEDLLKATDELAVGYQQGLAERGMYIVLLIALTLIALATLALLAKIYLDDTGRRAADAEDQRHASEQTNRENQDAILRLMNELGDLADGDLTVTATVSENITGAIADSINYTIEELRVLVGRINDAANRVTAATEIARQTSAELLDAAERQSSEIQEAGQSALEMARSMSEVSGNATESAQVARQSLQAAEKGTQAVQDSIKGMNEIRNQIQETSKRIKRLGESSQEIGEIVELISDITEQTNVLALNAAIQAASAGDAGRGFTVVAEEVQRLAERSGEATKQIAAIVKTIQTDTQDAVSAMEQSTRGVVEGAKLSDAAGQALSEIGDVSRNLADLIQSISTSTQNQADSATQVARLMQDILHVTEQTTAGTQRTAQAVDELTALASELKGSVAGFKVD, encoded by the coding sequence ATGGCTTTCAGTTTCAAGCTTCCGAAGATTGCAGGTGTCGGTGGGGCATCATCCCAGATGACCGTTTCGGCCGATATGCTTCCGGGCAAAATGCCGTTGCCTGCTTTCCTCGCCGGTCAGCCCGTCGTGCAGCAGATGAAGATACTGGGCGGTATCTTCATCGCCCTGCTCCTGCTGATTGCCGGCCTGGTTTTTCACGACAACCGTGAGTCGACCCACAACACGGCTTACATCGCGGCCTCGGGCGAAATGCGCATGTTGTCCCAGCGGCTGGCCAAAGCGTCGTCACTGGCCCTGCAGGGCAATGCTGTGGCCTTTACGCAGTTGAAAGAGTCACGCGAAACCTTCGGCAAACTTTTCGATCAGCTCTCGAATGGTGGCGAAATCGGCAATGTCAGCGTTCCGCCTTCGCCCGACAGTGTTCGTCCGCAGCTTGAAGCCCTCGGGGAGCGCTGGGCGACGACCGACAAGGACGCCGAAACGGTGATTGCCCAGGAGGCTAACCTCGTGGCACTGGGCAAGAACGTCGCGACCATCGATAACAAGAATTCGGCGATGCTTGAATTGACCGAGCAGTTGGCTACCCTGAAGCTCCAGGGCGGCGCATCTTCGCGCGACATTGCCTCGTCCAACCAGCTGGTCATGCTCACCCAGCGCATCGCCAAAAACGCCTCGGCCCTGCTCGTCGGTGATGAAATCAATCCGGAAGTAGCCTTCCTGCTCGGCAAGGATACCAACGCTTTCCGCGATATCCTGGGCGCCCTGAGCAAGGGCGGCAACGATGCCGATAGTCGCAGCAAGCTCGACAATCTGGAGGTGGCCTTCAAGGAGTATCAGGGCGCAATTGCCAGCATTCTCGGCAACATGCAGCCGCTGGTCCTTTCCAAGCAGGCCGGTTCGCGGATTTTCCGCGAGAGCGAGGATTTGCTGAAAGCAACCGACGAACTCGCCGTGGGTTATCAGCAGGGCCTGGCTGAACGCGGCATGTATATCGTGCTGCTGATCGCGCTGACCTTGATTGCATTGGCCACGCTGGCCTTGCTGGCCAAGATTTATCTTGACGATACCGGGCGTCGCGCCGCAGATGCGGAAGACCAGCGTCACGCCTCGGAGCAGACCAACCGCGAAAATCAGGACGCTATTTTGCGGCTGATGAACGAACTGGGCGACCTAGCCGACGGTGACCTGACCGTTACCGCGACCGTCAGTGAAAACATCACGGGGGCCATCGCCGACTCGATCAACTACACCATTGAAGAGCTCCGCGTGCTGGTCGGTCGTATCAACGATGCGGCCAACCGCGTGACTGCGGCAACCGAAATCGCCCGCCAGACCTCGGCCGAACTGCTCGACGCGGCCGAACGCCAATCCTCGGAAATTCAGGAGGCAGGTCAGTCGGCTCTGGAAATGGCCCGTTCGATGTCCGAGGTTTCCGGCAACGCGACGGAGTCAGCCCAGGTTGCCCGGCAGTCGCTGCAGGCCGCTGAAAAGGGTACGCAGGCTGTGCAGGATTCGATCAAGGGCATGAACGAAATTCGCAACCAGATTCAGGAAACCTCGAAGCGCATCAAGCGCCTTGGTGAAAGCTCGCAGGAAATTGGTGAAATCGTGGAACTGATTTCCGACATTACCGAGCAGACCAACGTGCTGGCGCTCAACGCTGCCATTCAGGCCGCCTCGGCCGGCGATGCCGGGCGCGGTTTTACAGTGGTTGCCGAGGAAGTGCAGCGGCTGGCCGAACGTTCCGGCGAGGCAACGAAACAGATTGCGGCGATTGTGAAGACCATTCAGACAGACACACAGGATGCTGTGTCCGCCATGGAACAGTCGACCCGCGGTGTAGTCGAAGGGGCCAAGCTGTCCGATGCGGCCGGTCAGGCGCTGTCCGAGATCGGCGACGTGTCGCGCAATCTGGCCGACCTGATTCAGAGCATTTCCACCTCAACCCAGAATCAGGCGGATTCGGCCACCCAGGTGGCGCGCCTGATGCAGGACATCCTGCACGTTACGGAACAGACAACGGCCGGTACGCAGCGTACAGCGCAGGCGGTCGATGAACTGACCGCGCTGGCTTCCGAATTGAAGGGCTCGGTCGCCGGCTTCAAGGTCGACTGA
- a CDS encoding response regulator, with protein sequence MVIDDSNTIRRSAEIFLVQAGCQVVLAEDGFDALAKIADHQPSVIFCDIMMPRLDGYQTCSLIKKNPKFKATPVIMLSSKDGLFDRARGRMVGSDQYLTKPFTKDSLLQTVATFALPAETESNT encoded by the coding sequence ATGGTCATCGACGACAGCAATACGATACGGCGCAGCGCCGAGATATTTCTCGTGCAGGCGGGGTGTCAGGTTGTCCTGGCTGAAGACGGGTTCGATGCGCTGGCCAAGATCGCCGACCATCAACCCAGCGTCATCTTTTGCGACATCATGATGCCGCGTCTCGACGGCTATCAGACCTGCTCGCTGATCAAGAAGAATCCCAAATTCAAGGCCACGCCGGTCATCATGCTTTCGTCCAAGGACGGCCTGTTTGACCGGGCGCGCGGTCGCATGGTCGGCTCCGACCAGTACCTGACCAAACCATTCACAAAAGACAGTCTGCTGCAAACGGTCGCCACGTTTGCCTTGCCGGCCGAGACAGAATCCAATACGTAG